In Dermatophilus congolensis, a genomic segment contains:
- a CDS encoding NADH-quinone oxidoreductase subunit A, which produces MNPYVPILFFFFLGIAFAAFSVFGFQLLGPKRYNAAKLQSYECGIQPSPHAEQGGRVPVKFYTTAMLFIIFDVEVLFMFPFVVAFDQLGLFALIEIVVFVASILITYVFIWRRGGLEWD; this is translated from the coding sequence ATGAACCCTTATGTGCCGATCCTGTTCTTCTTTTTCCTCGGTATCGCGTTCGCGGCTTTTTCCGTGTTTGGGTTCCAGCTTTTAGGACCCAAGCGGTACAACGCAGCAAAACTGCAGTCATACGAATGCGGTATTCAACCGTCACCGCACGCAGAGCAGGGTGGGCGTGTGCCGGTGAAGTTCTACACAACGGCGATGCTGTTCATCATCTTCGACGTCGAGGTGCTGTTCATGTTCCCGTTCGTGGTCGCCTTTGACCAGTTAGGGCTGTTCGCCCTCATCGAGATCGTGGTTTTCGTGGCATCGATTCTCATCACCTACGTATTCATCTGGCGCCGCGGCGGACTGGAGTGGGACTGA
- a CDS encoding geranylgeranyl reductase family protein, protein MSTAGENVDVIVVGAGPGGSTAAAYLASAGLDVVLLEKAAFPRDKICGDGLTPRAVRQLIDLGVPTRLEDGWIRNRGLRIIGGGHRLELDWPDDVPSFPSYGLTRARMNFDEMLARHAVGRGARLLERHNVTGPVLGADGRTVVGVEAKLMDESGRATRERVVFRAPVVIAADGNSSRLAISVGRERRDDRPMGVAVRTYFRTPRHDDDYMESWVELKVKENRDNPRSRDILLPGYGWIFPLGDGTANVGLGMLDSSPAFGKVDYKDVMQRWVASMPAEWEFTPETMTTPVRGAALPMAFNRSPLYENGLLLIGDAGGMVSPFNGEGIDYAMESGRMAAEIVAQAIARSTAEQRNRVLSTYPDRMKAHLGGQFMLGTYFAALIGHPEVMRFGIKYGLPRTSLMKILLKVMANIREPHGGVRTDRVIEALTRLTPSA, encoded by the coding sequence GTGAGTACGGCCGGTGAAAATGTTGATGTCATCGTTGTCGGGGCGGGCCCAGGGGGTTCGACTGCGGCAGCGTATTTGGCCTCGGCGGGGCTAGATGTAGTTCTGCTGGAGAAGGCAGCTTTTCCTCGGGACAAGATCTGCGGTGATGGGCTGACCCCTAGGGCGGTGCGTCAGCTCATCGATTTGGGTGTGCCGACGCGGCTTGAGGATGGGTGGATTCGTAACCGCGGGTTGCGGATTATTGGTGGTGGGCATCGGTTGGAGCTGGATTGGCCTGATGATGTGCCCTCTTTTCCTTCGTATGGGTTGACGCGGGCGCGCATGAATTTTGATGAGATGCTGGCTCGCCACGCTGTGGGGCGAGGTGCGCGTCTTCTAGAACGGCATAACGTGACTGGCCCGGTGCTTGGCGCTGATGGGCGCACGGTGGTGGGTGTTGAGGCCAAGCTGATGGATGAGTCGGGCCGGGCCACGCGGGAGCGGGTGGTGTTCCGGGCACCGGTTGTGATCGCTGCTGATGGCAATAGCAGCCGTTTGGCGATTTCGGTGGGGCGTGAGCGTCGTGACGACCGGCCGATGGGGGTGGCGGTGCGTACGTACTTCCGCACTCCTCGCCATGATGACGACTACATGGAGTCGTGGGTTGAGCTGAAGGTGAAAGAAAACCGCGACAACCCGCGTAGCCGGGACATTTTGTTGCCGGGGTATGGGTGGATTTTTCCCTTGGGAGACGGAACCGCGAACGTGGGGTTGGGGATGTTGGATTCTTCCCCAGCGTTCGGGAAAGTCGACTACAAAGATGTGATGCAGCGCTGGGTGGCCAGCATGCCTGCCGAATGGGAGTTCACTCCTGAGACGATGACGACTCCGGTGCGAGGCGCGGCGTTACCGATGGCGTTCAACCGGTCGCCGTTGTATGAGAACGGTCTGCTGCTTATCGGTGATGCCGGTGGGATGGTGAGCCCCTTTAACGGTGAAGGAATTGACTATGCGATGGAGTCTGGTCGCATGGCTGCGGAAATAGTTGCGCAAGCTATCGCGCGTTCTACTGCTGAGCAACGTAACCGGGTGCTCTCTACTTACCCTGACCGGATGAAAGCTCATCTGGGAGGGCAGTTCATGCTCGGAACATACTTCGCTGCCCTGATCGGACACCCCGAAGTGATGCGTTTCGGTATCAAATATGGGCTGCCGCGAACCTCCTTGATGAAGATCTTGTTGAAGGTCATGGCCAATATTCGTGAACCTCACGGGGGTGTACGTACAGACCGTGTCATTGAAGCTTTGACGCGATTGACGCCTTCGGCATGA
- a CDS encoding demethylmenaquinone methyltransferase → MARANLDKKPADVAKMFDDVAPRYDITNTFMTGGMETLWRRSVMKVLDARPGDRVLDIAAGTGTSSAILADAGVDVVPADFSMGMLQQGRRRRPDLSFTAADAMALPFADESFDAVTISYGIRNVVDPDAALREFLRVTRPGGVLVIAEFSQPVVPGFRELYKWYLGKGLPAVAARVSSDAESYMYLSESIMSWPAQSALASRITSAGWKDVRWRNLTGGIVAVHRGVKR, encoded by the coding sequence ATGGCTCGCGCGAACTTGGATAAGAAACCTGCCGATGTGGCGAAGATGTTCGATGATGTCGCGCCGCGGTATGACATTACGAACACGTTCATGACTGGTGGGATGGAGACCTTGTGGCGGCGTTCGGTGATGAAGGTTCTCGATGCTCGTCCGGGCGATCGGGTGTTGGATATCGCGGCGGGGACGGGTACGAGTAGCGCGATTTTGGCTGATGCTGGGGTGGATGTTGTTCCGGCGGATTTCTCGATGGGGATGTTGCAGCAGGGGCGTCGTCGTCGTCCGGATTTGTCGTTCACTGCTGCTGATGCGATGGCGTTGCCGTTCGCGGATGAGAGTTTTGATGCGGTGACTATTTCGTATGGCATTCGGAATGTGGTGGATCCAGATGCGGCGTTGCGGGAGTTTTTGCGGGTGACGCGTCCTGGTGGGGTGTTGGTGATTGCGGAGTTTTCGCAGCCGGTGGTTCCTGGGTTCCGTGAGCTGTACAAGTGGTATTTGGGTAAGGGATTGCCGGCGGTTGCAGCGCGGGTGAGCTCGGATGCGGAGTCGTACATGTATCTGAGTGAGTCGATCATGTCGTGGCCTGCTCAGAGTGCGTTGGCTTCGCGGATTACCTCGGCTGGGTGGAAAGACGTGCGTTGGAGGAACCTCACTGGTGGGATTGTGGCGGTGCATCGCGGGGTGAAGCGTTGA
- a CDS encoding isochorismate synthase, whose product MTHTVNQAPTPRLYATTTALPPTDGPTHLHNALRDADPRTTLAWVRDGNGLIAHGRATTITTHGHSRFTDANTWWQTITNNATIDNDIQAPGTGLIAFGSFAYSPHSPHGATLIVPEHITGTHNGISWHTTITTTPTTPTPPPPAPPITEPGPATYTPGTLTETTWTDRVTQAIDAITNGQLDKVVLARDEHITTPHPIDPRWLLTQLTNSYPHTWVFAIDGLIGATPEMLIRLHNNTATSRILAGTIRRTGNTTTDTNLASTLTHSPKDLHEHAYAVTSVTDVLQPHCHTLSVPETPFVLDLPNVMHLATDVTGHTNTNINVLELAEQLHPSAAVCGTPRTTADNLINTLEGMDRGRYAGPIGWIDSHGDGEFGIALRCGHLDPTHTNMRIFAGCGIVDASDPTAELNESHAKLLPMKNAFTPPQNTHP is encoded by the coding sequence GTGACGCACACCGTGAACCAAGCGCCCACCCCACGCCTCTACGCAACCACCACTGCCCTACCCCCCACTGACGGGCCCACACACCTGCATAACGCCCTACGCGACGCCGACCCACGCACTACCCTCGCCTGGGTCCGCGACGGAAACGGACTCATCGCCCACGGACGCGCCACAACCATCACCACCCACGGCCACAGCCGCTTCACCGACGCCAACACCTGGTGGCAAACCATCACCAACAACGCCACCATCGACAACGACATCCAAGCCCCCGGAACCGGACTCATCGCCTTCGGTAGCTTCGCCTACTCCCCTCACTCCCCCCACGGCGCCACCCTCATCGTCCCCGAACACATCACCGGAACCCACAACGGCATCTCCTGGCACACCACCATCACCACCACCCCAACCACACCAACACCACCGCCCCCCGCACCACCCATCACCGAACCAGGCCCAGCCACCTACACCCCCGGAACCCTCACCGAAACCACCTGGACCGACCGCGTCACCCAAGCCATCGACGCCATCACCAATGGCCAACTCGACAAAGTCGTCCTCGCCCGCGACGAACACATCACCACCCCCCACCCCATCGACCCCCGATGGCTACTCACCCAACTCACCAACAGCTACCCCCACACCTGGGTCTTCGCCATCGACGGCCTCATCGGCGCCACACCCGAAATGCTCATCCGCCTACATAACAACACCGCCACAAGCCGCATCCTGGCCGGAACCATCCGCCGCACCGGCAACACCACCACCGACACCAACCTCGCCAGCACCCTCACCCACTCCCCCAAAGACCTCCACGAACACGCCTACGCCGTCACCTCAGTCACCGACGTGCTCCAACCCCACTGCCACACCCTCTCTGTCCCCGAAACCCCCTTCGTTTTGGACCTACCCAACGTCATGCACCTAGCCACCGACGTCACCGGACACACCAACACAAACATCAACGTCCTAGAGCTAGCCGAACAACTCCACCCCTCCGCCGCCGTCTGCGGAACCCCCCGCACCACCGCCGACAACCTCATCAACACCCTCGAAGGCATGGACCGAGGCCGCTACGCCGGCCCCATCGGCTGGATCGACTCCCACGGAGACGGCGAATTCGGCATCGCTCTACGCTGCGGTCACCTCGACCCAACCCACACCAATATGCGCATCTTCGCTGGCTGCGGAATCGTCGACGCCTCCGACCCCACCGCAGAACTCAACGAATCCCACGCCAAACTCCTCCCCATGAAAAACGCCTTCACCCCACCCCAAAACACCCACCCCTAA
- the menD gene encoding 2-succinyl-5-enolpyruvyl-6-hydroxy-3-cyclohexene-1-carboxylic-acid synthase, with translation MTTVAQFFAVVLVDELVRAGVRHVVLSPGSRSAPLAYAALDAERAGLLELHVRTDERSAAFCALGLGKATGVPAVVVTTSGTAVANLHPAVLEAHEARVPLVVVTADRPHELRPTRANQTTHQPGIFGGSVRLALDLEAPVQGASPMPYWRTCMDRTVAAAMGAVGGVPGPVHVNVSLRDPLAPEAGVRPLVGDGLPEELQGRPGGVAWTVCEPASLVGGDGLPEVARTLVVVGDVSGDVRQRAFQWAALRGHPVLAGPFGQGAEGVVVPHGPLVAETGVAAVAENVPDRVVVVGRLTLSRAVGALVRRSGCAVAVSADPVWPDPSHVVSSVHSVGALSLMSPVLSEDFVAAAHDFGRRWREAGVAVSGAVEQVVPGTWPSGPAVAACVLGALPRGARLFCGSSSTVRDVAFVGSGRGDVETVASRGLAGIDGCVSTAAGMALADDRATFALVGDLTFVHDSAGLSVGPLERRPDLTVLVVNDDGGAIFDTLEYGSSDVRGEDPQGFVRLFATPIGTSVEALARAHGARFVRASTPGELVEVAAQVPCGFTVVEIVVPAMRARVDREALVSAADVAVEQVFSV, from the coding sequence ATGACAACGGTCGCACAGTTTTTCGCGGTGGTCTTGGTTGATGAGTTAGTGCGGGCTGGGGTGCGGCATGTGGTGTTGTCTCCGGGGTCGCGGTCAGCTCCGTTGGCGTATGCGGCTCTTGATGCTGAGCGCGCTGGGCTGTTGGAGCTGCATGTGCGCACTGATGAGCGTTCGGCGGCGTTTTGTGCTTTGGGTTTAGGTAAGGCCACGGGGGTGCCTGCGGTGGTGGTGACGACCTCGGGTACAGCGGTGGCGAATTTGCACCCGGCGGTATTGGAGGCGCATGAGGCGCGGGTGCCGTTGGTTGTGGTGACGGCGGATCGTCCTCATGAGTTACGTCCGACGAGGGCGAATCAGACGACGCATCAGCCAGGGATTTTTGGTGGGTCGGTGCGGCTTGCGTTGGATTTGGAGGCACCGGTGCAGGGCGCTTCACCGATGCCGTATTGGCGTACATGCATGGATCGCACGGTTGCGGCGGCGATGGGTGCTGTGGGTGGTGTGCCGGGGCCGGTGCATGTGAATGTTTCTTTGCGTGATCCGTTGGCGCCGGAGGCTGGTGTGCGTCCGTTGGTAGGCGATGGGTTGCCGGAGGAGCTACAGGGGCGTCCGGGTGGGGTGGCGTGGACGGTGTGTGAGCCAGCGTCGTTGGTTGGTGGGGATGGGTTGCCGGAGGTGGCGCGGACGCTTGTGGTGGTGGGGGATGTTTCTGGCGATGTGCGTCAGCGGGCTTTTCAGTGGGCTGCGTTGCGTGGGCATCCGGTGTTGGCTGGGCCGTTTGGTCAGGGTGCTGAGGGTGTGGTGGTGCCGCACGGGCCGTTGGTTGCTGAGACGGGGGTTGCTGCGGTAGCGGAGAATGTGCCTGATCGGGTGGTTGTGGTGGGGCGGTTGACGTTGTCGCGTGCGGTGGGTGCGTTGGTGCGTCGGTCGGGGTGTGCGGTGGCGGTTTCGGCTGATCCGGTGTGGCCTGATCCTTCTCATGTGGTGAGTTCGGTGCATTCGGTGGGTGCGTTGTCGTTGATGTCACCGGTGTTGTCGGAGGATTTTGTGGCGGCGGCGCATGATTTTGGGCGGCGTTGGCGTGAGGCTGGGGTGGCGGTTTCGGGTGCTGTTGAGCAGGTGGTTCCGGGTACGTGGCCTAGTGGTCCTGCTGTTGCGGCGTGTGTATTGGGTGCGTTGCCTCGGGGAGCTCGGTTGTTTTGTGGTTCGTCTTCGACTGTGCGTGATGTGGCTTTTGTGGGGTCGGGTAGGGGTGATGTGGAGACAGTTGCTAGTCGTGGTTTGGCAGGGATTGATGGGTGTGTCTCGACGGCTGCGGGGATGGCGTTGGCTGATGATCGGGCTACGTTTGCGCTGGTGGGAGATTTGACGTTTGTGCATGACAGCGCTGGTTTGTCGGTGGGGCCGTTGGAGCGGCGTCCGGATTTGACGGTGCTGGTAGTTAATGACGATGGTGGCGCGATTTTTGACACGTTGGAGTACGGATCTTCGGATGTGCGGGGTGAAGATCCGCAAGGGTTTGTGCGGTTGTTTGCTACGCCTATCGGTACGTCGGTGGAGGCGTTGGCTAGGGCGCATGGTGCTCGGTTTGTGCGTGCGAGTACCCCGGGGGAGTTGGTTGAGGTAGCCGCTCAGGTGCCGTGTGGGTTCACTGTTGTGGAAATAGTGGTGCCGGCTATGAGGGCACGGGTGGACCGTGAGGCGTTGGTTAGTGCTGCGGATGTGGCTGTGGAGCAGGTGTTTTCGGTTTAG
- a CDS encoding glycoside hydrolase family 3 protein: MAQARTDVEKLPTRRLAAQIVVPRRPNDSVEAARLVREMGYGGMAHFAEHTPADKTKVVQNITEANKRISAAVQSDRQWPAFIAVDQEGGPVTRVGDPLTRFGAVMGLGAARDTKLAQRVGASSATELAGLGFTVVLAPDADVTSGEQDPTIGVRSASSDSKLAAEIVAGLAQGYADGGVVAVAKHFPGHGSVPADTHQGRVRQRMPMSVLRDRDFLPFQELVDAGVPGVMTAHIVLDAVDGTTPSTMSRPVLSGLLRQELGFRGLVVTDALEMGAIGIDSGAAAVRSVWAGADVLLMPSDPKAAVEGLVKAVESGALDRSRLVDAAARMVATLRHAPVRATQGPTQPGSGKDVADAAAAAAITQLGGKCGAPLVKGGIVISGGTAGDRALLAESAKAAGLAVGAGTAVRLIDSVVYRAAEEKKPHLVAKVTPPTPDAVTVALDVPYALAREQGATLATFGRTPAVMRALVEVLVGHKPAAGRLPVAVGTHAVGAGCGASQ; the protein is encoded by the coding sequence ATGGCTCAAGCACGCACCGATGTCGAAAAGTTGCCGACGCGGCGCCTGGCTGCACAGATCGTGGTGCCCAGGCGCCCAAACGACTCGGTAGAGGCTGCTCGGTTAGTGCGTGAAATGGGGTACGGGGGAATGGCGCATTTCGCTGAACACACTCCGGCCGATAAAACCAAAGTGGTGCAGAACATCACCGAAGCTAACAAACGCATTAGTGCTGCCGTGCAAAGTGATCGCCAATGGCCTGCATTCATCGCCGTCGATCAGGAAGGCGGCCCAGTCACGCGGGTGGGGGATCCACTGACGAGGTTTGGGGCGGTGATGGGTCTCGGCGCTGCACGTGATACGAAATTGGCGCAGCGTGTGGGGGCTTCGTCGGCAACAGAGTTGGCTGGTCTGGGGTTCACAGTGGTGTTGGCACCAGATGCTGATGTGACTTCAGGTGAGCAGGATCCAACTATCGGGGTGCGTTCTGCTTCTTCTGACTCGAAGCTGGCTGCTGAGATCGTGGCTGGTTTAGCTCAGGGGTATGCCGATGGTGGCGTAGTTGCGGTGGCGAAACACTTTCCTGGTCATGGGAGTGTCCCAGCAGATACGCATCAAGGTCGAGTGCGGCAACGGATGCCGATGTCAGTGCTGCGCGACCGGGACTTTCTTCCTTTCCAGGAGTTGGTCGATGCTGGCGTGCCAGGGGTGATGACTGCACATATCGTGCTGGATGCGGTTGATGGCACAACGCCCTCCACGATGAGTCGCCCGGTGTTGTCAGGATTGCTGCGCCAAGAGCTGGGGTTCCGGGGCTTGGTGGTCACTGACGCGTTGGAGATGGGTGCGATCGGTATTGATTCCGGCGCTGCCGCTGTGCGTTCGGTATGGGCAGGGGCGGATGTGTTGTTGATGCCCTCGGATCCCAAGGCAGCTGTTGAAGGTTTGGTGAAGGCGGTGGAATCCGGAGCGTTAGACCGCTCTCGCCTGGTGGATGCGGCGGCTCGGATGGTAGCGACGCTGCGTCATGCGCCAGTGCGTGCCACCCAGGGGCCAACGCAACCTGGTTCGGGTAAAGATGTGGCTGATGCTGCGGCGGCTGCGGCGATCACGCAGCTCGGTGGTAAGTGCGGTGCTCCGCTGGTCAAAGGTGGCATTGTGATCTCTGGGGGCACTGCTGGCGATCGTGCGTTGTTGGCTGAGAGCGCGAAGGCTGCCGGGTTGGCTGTGGGAGCTGGGACTGCGGTGCGTTTGATTGATTCGGTGGTTTACCGAGCGGCGGAAGAGAAGAAGCCGCATTTGGTGGCTAAAGTGACACCGCCGACCCCGGATGCGGTGACGGTGGCATTGGATGTGCCGTATGCGCTTGCTCGGGAACAGGGAGCGACTTTGGCGACTTTTGGTCGGACTCCGGCAGTAATGCGGGCGTTGGTTGAGGTGCTGGTGGGGCATAAACCAGCGGCGGGGCGTTTACCGGTTGCTGTAGGGACCCACGCGGTGGGTGCTGGTTGTGGAGCTTCGCAATGA
- the tsaD gene encoding tRNA (adenosine(37)-N6)-threonylcarbamoyltransferase complex transferase subunit TsaD, translating into MSSAPLVLGIETSCDETGVGIVRGGELLADEVASSVDQHARYGGVVPEVAARAHLEAMAPTIARACEKSGVRLSDLDAIAVTAGPGLAGAMLIGLAAAKALAVAVNKPLYGVNHLAGHVAVDIVEHGPLPEPMIALLVSGGHSNILHVKDITSDIVQLGQTVDDAAGEAFDKVARLLGLGFPGGPHVDKAAQEGDGTAITFPRGLTSGRDMQRHRYDFSFSGVKTAVARWVEAKVAAGESVSVADVAASFQEAVTDVLTRKAVLACKEHDVKHLLIGGGAAANSRLRALAEQRCAEAGISLRVPRPRLCTDNGVMIAALGAAMVERGIAPSTLDIPGDSSLPIDVPQVRV; encoded by the coding sequence ATGAGCAGCGCACCCCTAGTTCTGGGAATCGAAACCTCCTGCGACGAGACCGGCGTCGGGATCGTGCGTGGCGGAGAACTACTCGCCGACGAGGTCGCCAGTAGCGTCGATCAGCATGCCCGCTACGGCGGTGTTGTACCTGAAGTCGCAGCCCGCGCCCACCTGGAAGCAATGGCCCCCACTATCGCCAGAGCCTGCGAAAAATCCGGCGTACGTCTGAGCGACCTCGATGCCATTGCTGTGACCGCTGGCCCCGGTCTGGCCGGCGCCATGCTTATCGGATTGGCAGCAGCCAAAGCCCTCGCTGTTGCCGTGAACAAGCCGCTGTACGGCGTTAACCACCTGGCCGGCCATGTGGCCGTAGACATCGTCGAACACGGACCCCTGCCCGAACCGATGATCGCGCTGCTGGTCTCAGGCGGACACAGCAACATCCTGCACGTCAAAGACATCACAAGCGACATCGTCCAGCTCGGGCAAACCGTTGACGACGCCGCAGGTGAAGCATTCGACAAAGTGGCGCGTCTGCTCGGCCTTGGGTTCCCCGGTGGGCCCCACGTCGACAAAGCCGCACAAGAAGGTGATGGCACAGCAATCACCTTCCCACGAGGACTCACTAGCGGACGGGACATGCAGCGCCACCGCTACGACTTCTCCTTCTCGGGAGTGAAAACAGCTGTGGCCAGGTGGGTGGAGGCCAAAGTGGCCGCTGGCGAGAGCGTGTCGGTCGCTGACGTCGCAGCCAGCTTCCAGGAAGCCGTGACCGATGTTCTTACCCGCAAAGCTGTCCTGGCCTGCAAAGAACACGACGTCAAACACCTGCTCATCGGTGGCGGAGCAGCAGCAAATAGCCGACTGCGGGCACTAGCTGAACAACGATGCGCCGAGGCAGGAATCTCGCTGCGCGTGCCCCGCCCACGCTTGTGCACCGATAACGGTGTGATGATCGCCGCGTTGGGCGCAGCGATGGTCGAACGTGGCATAGCCCCCAGCACCCTTGATATCCCAGGTGACTCCTCGCTGCCGATTGATGTTCCACAGGTGCGTGTCTGA
- a CDS encoding GNAT family N-acetyltransferase, translating into MNTTVLRPVHHRDIPQLTALESQVYGKDAWSESSWWGELAARPQRAYAIATPKDAPDLIYGYAGLDLGRDIADIMTITTAPHARGTGIATQLMSWMVQTATATTATHMILEVRSDNDVAIGLYTRWDFTTISTRPNYYKGADALIMRRSLSTSPEKAGQKETA; encoded by the coding sequence GTGAACACAACCGTTCTACGCCCCGTACACCACCGAGACATTCCCCAACTCACCGCGCTAGAAAGCCAGGTGTATGGCAAAGATGCCTGGTCGGAATCATCGTGGTGGGGCGAACTCGCCGCCAGACCACAACGCGCCTACGCTATCGCCACCCCTAAAGATGCCCCCGACCTCATTTATGGATACGCAGGGCTGGACCTTGGCCGCGACATTGCCGACATCATGACCATCACCACCGCCCCTCACGCCCGAGGCACCGGAATCGCCACCCAACTCATGTCCTGGATGGTGCAAACCGCCACCGCCACCACAGCCACACACATGATCCTCGAAGTCCGGTCAGACAACGACGTCGCTATCGGCCTCTACACGCGATGGGATTTCACGACCATCTCCACCCGACCGAACTATTACAAGGGAGCAGACGCCCTCATCATGCGCCGCTCCCTATCCACCTCGCCTGAAAAGGCAGGTCAGAAGGAGACCGCATGA
- the tsaB gene encoding tRNA (adenosine(37)-N6)-threonylcarbamoyltransferase complex dimerization subunit type 1 TsaB, whose amino-acid sequence MLALAIDTSTSAITAALRDGEHTYLRTRTDSRGHAEWLSPQISELFTEAGRTPSDLTHVIAGEGPGPFTGLRVGLVTAETIALATNAQYIGLCSLDALAAAAIRHGALEAHSDFLVASDARRKEVYWATYHWAGTTNENPTLATSLTRTSEPAVTKPADLPEHVRALPTVGRGPHLFPDFFPHSIGPLDVDARDLLDLAYAHHDAGTLPTHKRAHPLYLRRPDAKANATAPLVPAAASESRE is encoded by the coding sequence GTGCTTGCTCTGGCTATCGACACCTCCACATCCGCGATCACCGCCGCCCTCCGCGACGGAGAGCACACATACCTACGCACCAGAACCGACAGTCGCGGTCACGCCGAATGGCTATCGCCCCAAATATCAGAACTATTCACCGAAGCAGGACGTACCCCCAGCGATCTGACCCACGTCATCGCCGGTGAAGGCCCAGGCCCCTTCACCGGACTTCGCGTCGGCCTAGTCACCGCCGAAACCATCGCCTTGGCCACCAACGCCCAATACATCGGCCTATGCAGCCTCGACGCACTCGCCGCCGCCGCCATCCGCCACGGTGCACTAGAGGCCCACAGCGACTTCCTCGTCGCCTCCGACGCCCGCCGCAAAGAGGTCTACTGGGCGACCTATCACTGGGCCGGTACTACTAACGAAAACCCAACACTGGCCACCAGCCTCACCCGCACTAGCGAACCCGCCGTCACCAAACCCGCCGACCTACCCGAACACGTCCGCGCCCTACCCACTGTTGGACGCGGACCACACCTGTTCCCCGACTTCTTCCCCCACAGCATCGGCCCACTCGACGTCGACGCACGCGACCTGCTCGACCTCGCCTACGCCCACCACGACGCCGGTACCCTCCCCACCCACAAGCGCGCACACCCCCTCTACCTGCGCCGCCCCGACGCCAAAGCCAACGCCACCGCACCTCTGGTCCCCGCCGCTGCCAGCGAGTCCCGCGAGTGA
- the tsaE gene encoding tRNA (adenosine(37)-N6)-threonylcarbamoyltransferase complex ATPase subunit type 1 TsaE — protein sequence MELTRTLPTAEDTRNFARELATHLRPGDLILLVGELGAGKTTFTQGLGEGLGVRGPIASPTYAISLVHPSLTNGPDLIHVDAYRLGDHAELDDLDLDADMDTSVTVIEWGAGIAEGLSSDYLIIELNRAVGATDPYAEHTDLDPRTIHIHPVGTRWTTTQIFERSTD from the coding sequence ATGGAGCTCACCCGCACCCTGCCCACCGCCGAAGACACCCGAAACTTCGCCCGCGAACTGGCCACCCATCTACGCCCCGGCGATCTCATCCTGCTCGTTGGAGAACTCGGCGCAGGAAAAACAACCTTCACCCAAGGGCTCGGCGAAGGACTAGGCGTACGCGGCCCCATCGCCTCACCGACCTACGCCATCTCCCTAGTCCACCCCAGCCTCACCAACGGCCCCGACCTCATCCACGTCGACGCCTACCGCCTGGGCGACCACGCCGAACTCGACGACCTCGACCTCGACGCCGACATGGACACCTCCGTCACCGTCATCGAATGGGGAGCAGGCATCGCCGAAGGGCTCTCCTCGGACTACCTCATCATCGAACTCAACCGAGCCGTCGGCGCCACCGACCCCTACGCCGAACATACCGATCTCGACCCCCGCACTATCCACATCCACCCCGTCGGCACCCGATGGACAACAACCCAAATCTTCGAGCGATCCACCGACTGA